Proteins encoded by one window of Salvia splendens isolate huo1 chromosome 14, SspV2, whole genome shotgun sequence:
- the LOC121763387 gene encoding desumoylating isopeptidase 1-like — protein sequence MAEDGYKVSLNVYDLSQGLARQLSTTFLGKPIEGIWHTGVVVYGNEYYFGGGIQSAPAGSTPYGIPIRVIDLGTTHVPQDVFEVYLDDIGTRYTAETYSLLTHNCNNFSNEVAQFLVDASIPDYILNLPNEVLSSPMGAVILPMIQNLEGTLRAGAVPQTPQFRPSAVAGSNQAAVSSKPANGSTIQLTKTKVEGDARKPETELTKGVHEQTQTKKVSSPSGAGGAVGGDPLGDARSKVQEEITSEFAAIMAAGNLRASEAAALATRRVMQRYGHMSTAQS from the exons ATGGCTGAG GATGGTTACAAGGTCTCCTTGAATGTTTATGACTTAAGCCAGGGCTTGGCCAGACAACTATCTACAACATTTTTGGGGAAGCCTATTGAAGGCATATG GCATACCGGAGTTGTTGTGTATGGTAATGAATACTATTTCGGAGGTGGCATACAAAGTGCTCCAGCTGGTTCAACTCCATATGGGATACCAATTCGTGTGATAGATCTCGGCACGACGCATGTGCCTCAAGACGTATTTGAGGTGTACTTGGACGATATTGGTACACGCTACACAGCTGAAACTTACAGTTTGCTGACTCATAATTGCAACAACTTTAGTAATGAGGTTGCCCAGTTCTTGGTTGATGCTTCAATACCAGATTACATCTTGAATCTCCCAAATGAAGTTTTGAGTAGTCCGATGGGTGCTGTCATAT TGCCAATGATACAGAATCTTGAGGGCACTTTGAGGGCCGGTGCAGTTCCCCAAACTCCTCAGTTCAGGCCTTCCGCTGTTGCTGGTTCAAATCAGGCAGCAGTTTCTTCAAAGCCCGCTAATGGTAGTACCATCCAATTGACTAAGACGAAAGTTGAGGGTGATGCCAGGAAACCTGAAACAGAATTAACAAAAGGTGTACATGAACAGACACAGACCAAAAAGGTGTCCTCTCCTAGCGGTGCAGGAGGTGCTGTTGGTGGAGATCCACTCGGAGATGCTCGGAGCAAAGTCCAAGAGGAGATCACCAGTGAGTTTGCTGCAATTATGGCCGCTGGGAATTTGCGTGCAAGTGAGGCGGCAGCTCTAGCAACTAGGAGAGTGATGCAGAGATACGGCCATATGTCTACGGCACAGAGCTGA